A genomic stretch from Spongiibacter nanhainus includes:
- a CDS encoding trypsin-like peptidase domain-containing protein, with product MRPSFIRSALVLLVCLAVTACGGSSSSNGGSSSVGGIDQGQNQGGSGAIPIQFDEPRGSQIRPGVNIVANGSLCTSNFLYRLGDHTVYIGVAAHCFSADTNQGIDPCEAQNLPIGFDQVQIENAQFPGELVYSSWQAMKEVGESPGSAACVFNDFALVRVDPRDYANIHPAVRAIGGPLALRKGIAEVGESFSAYGRSPDHFGIEQLETRSGAITDVLGGGWFYETATTNPLNSAIPGDSGGPVLDGQGRALAVTSVLTFTAGLTLTPITNGVVNLDMALEYAMDNGFINRGVSLLTWSEFSPPGFL from the coding sequence ATGCGTCCCAGCTTTATAAGGTCGGCCCTCGTGCTGTTGGTGTGCTTGGCAGTGACTGCCTGTGGTGGGTCCTCCAGCTCCAACGGCGGCAGCAGCTCGGTAGGCGGTATCGATCAGGGGCAAAATCAGGGTGGCAGCGGCGCCATCCCCATCCAGTTTGATGAACCCCGAGGCAGCCAGATACGCCCCGGCGTCAACATCGTTGCCAACGGTAGCTTGTGTACCTCAAATTTTCTTTACCGCCTCGGCGATCACACAGTGTATATCGGCGTCGCCGCCCATTGTTTCAGTGCCGACACCAATCAGGGTATTGACCCCTGCGAGGCCCAGAATCTGCCCATCGGCTTTGACCAGGTGCAAATCGAGAATGCCCAGTTCCCCGGCGAGCTGGTCTATAGCAGCTGGCAAGCGATGAAAGAGGTGGGGGAGTCTCCGGGTTCGGCGGCGTGCGTGTTTAATGATTTCGCTCTGGTGCGGGTCGACCCCCGGGATTATGCCAATATTCACCCGGCAGTCAGAGCCATCGGCGGGCCGCTGGCCCTGCGCAAAGGCATTGCGGAGGTTGGCGAGAGCTTTTCTGCATACGGGCGTTCACCCGACCATTTTGGTATAGAGCAACTGGAGACCCGCAGTGGCGCCATCACCGATGTTCTCGGCGGTGGCTGGTTTTACGAGACCGCCACCACCAACCCGTTGAACTCGGCCATTCCCGGCGATAGCGGCGGCCCGGTGCTGGACGGTCAGGGTCGGGCCTTGGCCGTCACCAGTGTGCTCACCTTCACCGCTGGACTGACCTTGACCCCCATCACCAACGGGGTGGTCAATCTCGATATGGCCTTGGAATACGCCATGGATAACGGCTTTATCAACCGGGGCGTCAGCTTGCTGACCTGGAGCGAGTTTTCACCGCCCGGATTCCTGTAG
- the rep gene encoding DNA helicase Rep, translating to MSKLNDRQRQAVHYVDGPLLVLAGAGSGKTSVITRKIAYLVQQCGIPARHIAAVTFTNKAAREMKERVSSLVQGSEARGLTVSTFHNLGMNILRREYAALGYKSGFSIFDAEDAQALIRDLLIQEHGGDSDQAGTIQQRISSWKNEFVEPDAAVAAAETPADMLCAQAYLRYQKALKAYNALDFDDLILLPALLFDQRSDILDKWRKKIRYLLVDEYQDTNTAQYHLVKQLVGDRRGLTVVGDDDQSIYAWRGAKPENLSLLGQDYPDLKVIKLEQNYRSTARILKAANTVIANNPHELDKALWSELGLGDPIRVVRCRNEDAECERVVTEILDHKLRTQGRFGNYAVLYRGNHQSRLLELKLQAHQIPYKLSGGTSFFGRNEIKDIMAYLRLIINQDDDNAFLRIVNVPRRKIGTSTLEALGRYATEREISLYSACEEMGLQQHLPEAAVERLREFTTWLDGLRYRCYEEDPVAAIKQLCGDIDYFDWLLQNSSSVAVAERRYGNINVLISSIEKTLADPEREDSFEDAISRLVLRDLLERQQEEEESPDLVQLMTLHAAKGLEFPHVFMIGMEEGLLPHQNSIDGDMVEEERRLCYVGITRAQRSLTLSYCAKRKSFGDYNSCEPSRFLDELPQGDLEWEGRADADPAQNQKRGGETLASLKAMLE from the coding sequence GTGAGCAAACTCAACGACCGACAACGCCAGGCCGTGCACTACGTCGACGGCCCGCTTCTGGTACTGGCCGGCGCCGGCAGTGGCAAAACCAGCGTGATTACCCGCAAGATCGCCTACTTAGTTCAGCAATGCGGCATTCCAGCCCGCCATATCGCTGCGGTGACCTTTACCAACAAAGCCGCCCGGGAGATGAAGGAACGGGTGAGCAGCCTGGTTCAGGGCAGTGAGGCGCGAGGCCTGACGGTGTCCACCTTCCACAACCTGGGCATGAATATTTTGCGGCGGGAATACGCGGCACTGGGTTACAAATCCGGCTTTTCCATCTTTGATGCAGAAGATGCCCAGGCCCTGATTCGAGACCTGCTGATTCAGGAACACGGCGGCGACAGCGACCAGGCCGGCACCATCCAACAGCGCATTTCCAGCTGGAAAAATGAATTTGTCGAACCGGATGCCGCCGTCGCCGCAGCGGAAACCCCAGCAGACATGCTTTGCGCCCAGGCCTACCTGCGCTACCAGAAAGCACTCAAGGCCTACAATGCTCTGGATTTCGACGACCTGATTCTGCTACCGGCACTGCTGTTTGATCAGCGCAGCGATATCCTCGACAAGTGGCGCAAAAAAATCCGCTACTTGTTAGTGGACGAGTACCAGGACACCAACACCGCCCAATATCACCTGGTGAAACAACTGGTGGGGGACCGCAGAGGCCTGACCGTAGTGGGGGATGACGATCAGTCTATCTACGCCTGGCGCGGCGCCAAGCCCGAAAATCTATCCCTGCTGGGCCAGGACTATCCGGATCTCAAGGTCATCAAGCTAGAGCAGAACTACCGCTCCACAGCTCGTATTCTGAAAGCCGCCAACACCGTGATCGCCAACAACCCCCACGAGTTGGACAAGGCGCTGTGGTCAGAACTGGGCCTGGGCGACCCGATCCGGGTGGTGCGTTGTCGCAACGAGGACGCGGAATGCGAGCGGGTGGTCACCGAGATTCTCGACCACAAATTGCGCACCCAGGGTCGCTTTGGTAACTACGCCGTGCTCTATCGCGGTAACCACCAGTCGCGATTGCTGGAACTCAAACTCCAAGCCCACCAGATCCCCTACAAACTCAGTGGCGGCACGTCCTTTTTTGGCCGCAACGAGATCAAGGACATCATGGCCTATCTGCGGCTAATTATTAACCAGGACGACGACAACGCCTTCCTGCGCATTGTTAACGTGCCCCGCCGCAAAATTGGCACTTCCACCCTTGAAGCCCTGGGCCGCTACGCCACTGAGAGGGAAATCAGCCTGTACAGCGCCTGCGAGGAAATGGGCTTGCAGCAGCATCTACCAGAGGCTGCCGTCGAGCGCCTGCGGGAATTTACCACGTGGCTGGATGGCCTGCGCTATCGCTGCTACGAAGAGGACCCCGTCGCCGCCATCAAACAACTGTGTGGCGACATCGATTACTTTGATTGGCTGCTGCAGAACAGCTCATCGGTGGCGGTGGCGGAGCGCCGCTACGGCAATATCAACGTACTGATCAGCTCGATCGAGAAAACCCTCGCCGACCCCGAGCGGGAAGACAGCTTTGAGGATGCCATCAGCCGATTAGTGTTGAGAGACCTACTGGAGCGACAGCAGGAAGAGGAAGAGAGTCCCGATCTGGTGCAATTGATGACCCTCCACGCCGCCAAGGGCTTGGAGTTTCCCCATGTGTTTATGATCGGCATGGAGGAGGGCTTGTTGCCCCACCAGAACAGTATCGATGGCGATATGGTGGAGGAAGAGCGACGGCTTTGCTACGTGGGCATCACCCGCGCCCAGCGTAGCTTGACCCTGAGTTACTGCGCCAAACGCAAAAGTTTTGGTGATTACAATAGCTGCGAACCCAGCCGGTTTTTGGATGAGCTCCCCCAAGGCGACCTTGAGTGGGAGGGCCGGGCCGACGCCGACCCGGCGCAAAATCAAAAACGCGGCGGCGAGACCTTGGCCAGCCTGAAGGCGATGTTGGAGTGA
- a CDS encoding c-type cytochrome — MMIKRAAALVALLTVAVSAWALTDAQRAEVEERIKPAGQVCLQGDASCGSAMAAAGGGEKSGKEVYEGSCQGCHAVGAGGAPKLGDAEDWAARTEKGMDAVYANAINGFNNIGMMPAKGLCMSCSDDEVIAAVDYMVENSQ; from the coding sequence ATGATGATTAAGCGTGCCGCCGCGCTGGTGGCGCTGTTAACAGTAGCCGTGTCAGCTTGGGCATTGACCGATGCGCAGCGCGCCGAGGTTGAAGAGCGCATCAAGCCGGCTGGTCAGGTGTGTTTGCAGGGCGATGCCAGCTGTGGCTCTGCGATGGCAGCCGCCGGTGGTGGCGAAAAATCCGGTAAAGAAGTTTACGAAGGCTCCTGTCAGGGTTGTCACGCTGTTGGTGCCGGTGGCGCGCCGAAGTTGGGTGACGCCGAGGACTGGGCGGCTCGCACCGAGAAAGGGATGGATGCGGTCTATGCCAACGCCATCAACGGCTTTAACAATATCGGTATGATGCCGGCCAAAGGCCTGTGCATGAGCTGCTCTGATGACGAAGTCATCGCGGCTGTGGATTACATGGTGGAAAACAGCCAGTAA